Within the Saccharomonospora amisosensis genome, the region CGACGTGTTCGCCTCCGCCGACGAGGCGACGATGCGACAGGTGGTGAGCGCGGGAGCGGTCGAGGGTCGTCCCGCCACGTTCGCCACCAACACGCTGACGATCGCCGTCGCGCCAGGCAACCCGCACCGCATCCGGGGACTGGCCGACCTCGCCGAGCCCGGCCTCACGGTGGTCGTATGCGCGCCCAGGGTTCCGTGCGGGGCGGCGACAGAGCGGGTGCAGCGAGCGGCAGGGGTCGAACTCACGCCCGCGAGTGAGGAGCAGAACGTGAAAGCGGTGCTCGCGAAGGTCGAGGCGGGTGTCGCCGACGCGGGACTGGTGTACAAGACGGACGTTACCGCGCGGAGGCGGGTGGAGGCCGTGCCCTTTCCCGAGTCGCGGCAGGCGGTCAACACCTATCCCATCGCGACCCTCGCCGGCGCGCCGCGACCAGGACTCGCGCGCGAGTTCACCGAACTCGTGCTCGGCGAGGTCGGCAGCCGCGAGTTGAGTGAGGCGGGCTTTGGCACGCCCTGACCGGGCAGCGCGCGGCCGCGGCCGCTCCCGAACGGCCGGTGTGCCGTTGGTGTTGTGGGTCCCTGCCTCCCTGGCTCTGGCGCTCGTCGTACTGCCGGTCGTCGGGTTGCTCGTGCGTACCGACTACGCCAACCTGCCCGAACTGCTGACGTCGCCGTCGGCCAGCAACGCGTTGCGACTGTCCTTGCTCACCGCCGGACTGTCCACTGTGGCCTGTGTGGTGCTGGGAGTGCCGCTTGCGGTGGTGCTTGCCCGCTACCGCGGGCGCGCGGTACGCGTGCTGCGGGCCGTTGTGCTGTTGCCGCTGGTGCTGCCGCCCGTCGTCGGCGGTCTCGCGCTGCTCTACCTGCTTGGCCGCAACGGCTTTCTCGGCTACCTGCTCGACGTCACCGCGGGCGTGCGGGTGCCACTGACCACCGCCGCCGTGGTCGTCGCGCAGACCTTCGTGGCGATGCCGTTCCTCGTGGTGAGCCTTGAGGGGGCGCTGCGTGGCGCCGGTGATCGCTACGAGCGTGTCGCCGCCACGCTCGGCGCGGGCCCGTGGACGGTGTTTCGCAGGGTCACCGTCCCGCTGTTGCTGCCCGCGCTGGGTTCCGGCGCGGTACTCAGCTTCGCCAGGGCGCTCGGTGAGTTCGGGGCGACGATCACGTTCGCGGGCAGCCTGGAAGGCGTGACCCGCACCCTGCCGCTCGAGGTGTACAACCAGGCGCAGACCGATGTCGACAGTGCCGTGGCACTCGCGCTGCTGCTGGTGGTGGTGGCCGTCGTGGTGATCGTGCTCGCGCGGCCTCGTGCGCTGGAAGGGGTGCGGGCGTGACACTGCACGCCGAGCTGGAGGCCAGCCGGGGCGCGTTCACGCTGTCGGTGGCCTTCGACGTGCCACGCGACTCCGTGCTGGCGGTACTCGGACCCAACGGGTCGGGCAAGTCCACGCTGCTCGGCTGCCTCGCCGGGCTGGTGGTGCCCGATCGCGCCACGGTGACTCTCGGAGAGCGCACTCTCGACGGGCACGGCCACGCGGTGCCGCCGCACCGGCGTGGTGTCGGCCTGCTCGCGCAGGAGGCGCTGCTGTTCCCGCACCTGAGCGTCACCGACAACGTCGCCTTCGCGCCGCGCTCGCGTGGCGCGTCCCGAGCGGACGCACGTGCCACCGCTCACCGCTGGCTGAGCGAGGTGGACGCCGCCGAACTCGCCGACCGCAAACCCCACCAACTCTCCGGGGGGCAGGCTCAGCGGGTGGCCATCGCACGCGCGTTGGCCGGACAACCGGAGTTGTTGCTGCTCGACGAGCCACTCGCGGCGCTCGACGTCGATGCCGCGCCAGCCATCCGCGCTCTGTTGCGGCGAGTGCTGCGCGATCGCGGCCACCGCAGAGCCACCGTGCTCGTGACCCATGACCCGCTCGACGCGCTGACGCTTTCCGACTCCGTCGTGGTGCTCTCGGCCGGGCGGATCGTGGAGCGCGGTCCCACGCGCGAGGTGCTGGCCGCGCCGAGGACGGCGTTCACCGCGCGAATCGCGGGGCTGAATCTCGTGGCGGGCACCGCAACCACAGGCGGTGAGAGCGTGCGCACCTCGGCAGGTCAACTGGTGACCGGCGTGCCGTCGATCGAGGTGGCCACAGGGGAACCCGCCGTCGCGGTGTTCACCCCGGGGTCGGTGGCGGTACACCCCGCTGGTTCGACCGTCAGCGGTAGCCCGAGGAACGTAATCGACGCCGTGATCTCGGCGCTTGAGCCGCACGGCCCGGTGGTGCGGCTGCGCACCACCGAGGGGATCAGCGCGGACCTGACCCCTTCCTCGGTGGCGGAACTGGCATTGGAGCCCGGCCGCGCGGTGCGACTCGTCATCAAGGCCACCGCGGTGACGATCCATCCTGCCATCGGCCGGTAGGGCAATAGGCTGTGCCCCATGAGCGATCAGCAGTGGAGCTACCTCACCGACATGGACGGCGTGCTCGTGCACGAGGAGCATCTCGTTCCGGGCGCCGATGAGTTCCTCGCCGAACTGCGGGCCAGTGGGGCCAAGTTCCTCGTGCTGACCAACAACTCCATCTACACGCCGCGTGACCTGCGGGCCAGGTTGTTGCGGACGGGACTGGACGTGCCGGAGGAGGCGATCTGGACCTCCGCGCTGGCCACCGCCAGATTCCTGCACTCACAGCGGCCGAACGGTTCGGCGTTCGTCATCGGCGAGGCCGGTCTCACCACGGCGCTGCACGAGGTCGGGTACGTGCTCACCGACACCGAACCCGACTACGTGGTGCTCGGCGAGACCCGCACCTACAGCTTCACATCCATCACGAGGGCGATCCGGCTGATCGACGGCGGGGCCCGGTTCATCGCGACCAACCCCGACCCCACCGGGCCGAGCAGGGAGGGCCTGCTACCCGCCACCGGCTCCATAGCGGCACTGATCGAGCGCGCGACCGGCCGCTCGCCCTACTACGTCGGCAAGCCGAACCCGCTCATGATGCGCTCGGCGCTACGCGCTCTTGGCACGCACTCCGAGCACACGTTGATGATCGGCGACCGGATGGACACCGATGTGCACTCCGGCATCGAGGCGGGGCTGAGCACGGTCCTCGTGCTCAGCGGCATCTCGACGCGCGAGTCCGCTGAACGCTACCCGTTCCGGCCGACCCTGGTGATCAACTCGATCGCCGATCTGCTAGGTCGGGTCAAGGACCCGTTCGCCGCTGCTTGACCGGTGGGCATATCGTCGTGGGGTGAATGCCGAGCCCACGTTCGTCGTCGGTGACGTGCACGGCCACCACGACGAGCTGGTCGCCGCGCTCCGTGCGCGCGGGCTGGTCGATGCCCAAGGCGACTGGATCGGTGGTCGGGCCAGGCTGTGGTTCCTAGGCGACTTCGTGGACAGGGGGCCTGACGGGATCGCCGTGATCGACCTGGTGCGAAAGCTCCAGCGGCAGGCGCCCGCTTCCGGCGGTGGTGTCGACAGCCTGCTCGGCAACCACGAGATCCTGTTGCTCGGTGTGCACCGCTTCGGCGACACGCCGGTGCCGTCTGACTTCGGGCCGCGCAGCTTCGCCCGCAGCTGGGAGCTCAACGGCGGGCAGCTTGCCGACCAGGAGCGGCTCACCCCCGAACACATCGAGTGGTTGATCGCCCGCCCCGTCGTCGCCAAAACGGCCGGACACCTGCTGGTGCACTCCGACACCCTGGAGTACCTCGAATGGGGTGACACCGAGGATGCCGTCAACTCGGCGGTGCGGGAGGTGCTCGAAGGCGCCGACATCGAGCAGTGGTGGGAGGTGTGGCGGCGGATGACCACGCGTTACGCCTTCCGTGGGCCGGAAGGTGAACGGATGGCCGACATCCTGCTCGGGCAGTTGGGCGGGCAGCGAGTGGTGCACGGGCACAGCGTCATCGCCGACCAGTTGGGCGTGCCCGCCTCACAGATCGAGGGCCCGTTCCTGTACGCGGGCGGTAAGGCACTCGGCGTGGACGGCGGGCTGTTCGTCGGCGGTCCGTGCCTGGTGGTGGAACTCGCCGATTCCTACGCGCCCTCCGAGGCACACGCCGCGCCCACAGCGGGCTGACGCGGCTTCAGTCCCGTACGGGCACGATCCGCCTGCCAAGTGGCAGCAAAGAGACCGGAATCAGCTTGAAGTTCCCGATACCGAGCGGTATTCCGATGATCGTCAGGCACAGCAGGACCCCGGTCACGATATGGATGACCGCGAGCCAGAACCCCGCGACGACGATCCAGATGATGTTGCCGAGCACCGACGCCGCTCCAGCGTCCTCACGGTCGGTGACGGTGCGGCCGAACGGCCACAGCGCGTAGTTGGCGATGCGGAACGAGGCGATACCGAACGGGATCGTGATGATCAGCACGAAGCTGATGAGCCCGGCTATCGCGTAGCCGAGGGCCAGCCAGAAGCCGGACAACACCAGCCAGATCACGTTCAGTAACGCCCGCATACCGCCATTGTCCCCGGATCGTGGCGTCCGCGCCGCCCCTCCATGTGCAGGTATCCGCGACGCCTCCCGGGTTCCTACACTCGGTGTGCTGGCCCTTCGACGCGGAGGAGGCTTTCGTGAGCCATCCTCGGCAACCCTCGGCTCACGAGGGCCGACCGGGATGGGCCCCCGCTGTGGCAGGTTCTTGGCCCACAGCAGGGGAGGGTGTTCCCGCAAGACACAGGAGGCATCATGCCGGACGCGCCCGCTGTCCCCAGTTACTCCTCGGGCACCTCGGACGTCCCGCTGCTGGGAGACACCATCGGTGACAACTTCGATCGCACGGTGCGGGCGTTCGGAGAACGTGACGCACTCGTGGAGCAGTTCACCGGCAGGACGTGGACCTACGAACAACTCGCCGCCGAGGTGAACGCGCTGGCGCTTGGCTTGGCGAATGCCGGTGTTGGCAAGGGTGACCGGGTCGGGATCTGGGCTCCCAACTGTGCGGAATGGACGATGACCCAGTACGCCACCGCCAAGATCGGCGCGATACTGGTCAACATCAACCCCGCGTACCGCGCCCACGAACTGGAGTACGTGCTCAACCAGTCCGGGATCACCATGCTGGTGGCCGCGGAGAGCTTCAAGACCTCCGACTACGCGGGAATGATCGAGGAGGTACGCCCGCGCTGCGAGGCGCTGCGGCACGTCGTGCTGCTGGGCGACGAGGAGTGGAACGCACTGTTCGAGCACGGCAGGCAGGCCGATCCCGCGCTGCTGGAGCGGCTGCGTGCGACGTTGAGCGCCGACGATCCGATCAACATCCAGTACACCTCAGGCACTACGGGGTTCCCGAAGGGTGCCACGCTGAGCCATCACAACATCCTCAACAACGGCTTCTTCGTAGGTGAACTGTGCGGTTACACCGAAGCCGACCGGATCTGCATCCCGGTGCCCTTCTACCACTGTTTCGGCATGGTGATGGGCAACCTGGCCGCGACAAGTCATGGCGCCTGCATGGTCATCCCCGCGCAGGCGTTCGAGCCCGCGGCCACGCTGCGAGCGGTACAGGCGCAACGATGCACGTCGCTGTACGGCGTCCCGACGATGTTCATCGCGGAACTGGCCGAAGCCGACTTCGACTCCTACGACCTGTCCAGCCTGCGGACCGGGATCATGGCGGGCTCGCCGTGCCCGGTGGAAGTGATGAAGCAGGTCATCGAGCGGATGGGGATGACGGAGGTGACCATCTGCTACGGCATGACGGAGACCTCCCCGGTTTCGACACAGACAAGGGCCGACGACTCGATCGAGCGACGCGTGTCCACTGTGGGCAGGGTGCACCCGCACCTGGAGGTGAAGATCGTTGACCCGGAGACGGGGCTGACGGTGCCACGCGGAACCCCCGGCGAGTTCTGCACCCGGGGCTACTCGGTGATGCTCGGTTACTGGGAGCAGCCGGAGCAGACGGCCGAGGCCATCGACGCCGCGCGGTGGATGCACACCGGAGATCTCGCGGTGATGGACGACGAGGGCTACGTCAACATCACCGGCCGGATCAAGGACATGGTCATCCGGGGCGGGGAGAACATCTACCCGCGTGAGATCGAGGAGTTCCTTTACACCCACCCGGACGTCCTCGACGCGCAGGTGATCGGTGTGCCCGATCGCAGGTACGGCGAGGAGTTGATGGCGTGGGTGCGGATGCGCGAGGGCGCTCCGCCGCTCACCGCCGAGGCGCTGCGCGACTTCTGCCATGGCAGGCTCGCGCATTACAAGATCCCGCGCTACGTGCACGTGGTGGACGAGTTCCCGATGACGGTTACCGGCAAGGTGCGCAAGGTCGAGATGCGGGAGAAGTCGGTCGAACTGCTCGGGCTGGATGAACCGGCCAAGGGATCGTAGGCACGCACCCCTCCAGCACCCGCCCGACACCGTCCACGGAGCCAGCAGCGTCGTGCTTCAGGCTGGTTGGGCGCCGAGCCTGCCGTCCTCGACCACGTAGGAAACATCCCGGCGTACCCGGGACGCCGCATCGCTCGGGTCGTCGACGAACCACAGGTCCGAGGTCCATACGTCGCGGCCCACCTCGCACGAGAGGTAGCCGCGCTCGCGGCCGTTGTAGTAGCGCACCTGCGGGTTGTGGGGCAGCGCGGACTCGAACAACGCGTTGTTGCCCTTGCCGCTGCTGATCGAGCTACCGATGAACTCCGTTGCCACCACCGGTGAGGTGGGATCGTGTTCCAGCGTGATGTCGTTGACCATTGCCGCGTGGACGTCCCCGCTGAGCACGATGGGGTTGCGAGGCTGTTGTCGGTGCAGAAAGCCGGTGATGCGGGAGCGTGCCGCCGGATAGCCGTCCCACTTGTCGGTGTTGTAGGCCTGCCCATCGGCCGTGTCCATGTCGATGGCCGCGAGGTAGACCTGCTGCGCGATCACATTCCACCTCGCGGTCGACGAGGCGAGTCCTTCGAGCAGCCAGCGCTCCTGCTCTGGTCCGGTCAAGGTCCGGTCAGGGTCGTATGCGTCGCTTGGCAGCGGCTGGAAGGTCGGGCCGTCCACCTGTGGGGTGCGGTACTGCCGGGTGTCGAGCAGCCGGATCTCGGCGAGGTCGCCGTAGCTGAACCGACGGTAGAGGCTCATGTCCGGCCCTGACGGCAGAGACGAGCGCCGCAGCGGCATGTGCTCGTAGTAGGCGTGATAGGCGGCGGCCCTGCGACGCGGGAATGTCTCAGGGTCCGCGTTGCCGTTGGCGCCGTAGTCGCCCGCCATGTTGTTGACCACCTCATGGTCGTCGGGCACGCACAGGAAGGCGACGGAGGCGTGCGCGGCCTGCAGGTCGGGGTCGAGCCGGTACTGCGCGTGGCGGATTCGGTAGTCCTCCAGCGATGTGGTGGCCTTGAATGGCAAGTGCCTGCGGTCGGGCCCCGCGCTTGGCTGGGCAGGGCCTCTCCCTTCGTAG harbors:
- a CDS encoding HAD-IIA family hydrolase, with protein sequence MSDQQWSYLTDMDGVLVHEEHLVPGADEFLAELRASGAKFLVLTNNSIYTPRDLRARLLRTGLDVPEEAIWTSALATARFLHSQRPNGSAFVIGEAGLTTALHEVGYVLTDTEPDYVVLGETRTYSFTSITRAIRLIDGGARFIATNPDPTGPSREGLLPATGSIAALIERATGRSPYYVGKPNPLMMRSALRALGTHSEHTLMIGDRMDTDVHSGIEAGLSTVLVLSGISTRESAERYPFRPTLVINSIADLLGRVKDPFAAA
- a CDS encoding alkaline phosphatase D family protein yields the protein MSLTRRTALLGGSALGAAAFSGWSAKAATAALPREYPFTLGVASGDPAPDGVVLWTRLAPQPLAPDGGMAAGDVQVLWQVATDEHFADVVRAGSARAKSEWAHSVHVEVEGLLPDRVYYYRFRVGRQLSPVGRTRTTPPVGAPVSSLALAAVSCQSLPAGRYAAYRHIAERDLDIVLHLGDYIYEGRGPAQPSAGPDRRHLPFKATTSLEDYRIRHAQYRLDPDLQAAHASVAFLCVPDDHEVVNNMAGDYGANGNADPETFPRRRAAAYHAYYEHMPLRRSSLPSGPDMSLYRRFSYGDLAEIRLLDTRQYRTPQVDGPTFQPLPSDAYDPDRTLTGPEQERWLLEGLASSTARWNVIAQQVYLAAIDMDTADGQAYNTDKWDGYPAARSRITGFLHRQQPRNPIVLSGDVHAAMVNDITLEHDPTSPVVATEFIGSSISSGKGNNALFESALPHNPQVRYYNGRERGYLSCEVGRDVWTSDLWFVDDPSDAASRVRRDVSYVVEDGRLGAQPA
- a CDS encoding AMP-binding protein, with protein sequence MPDAPAVPSYSSGTSDVPLLGDTIGDNFDRTVRAFGERDALVEQFTGRTWTYEQLAAEVNALALGLANAGVGKGDRVGIWAPNCAEWTMTQYATAKIGAILVNINPAYRAHELEYVLNQSGITMLVAAESFKTSDYAGMIEEVRPRCEALRHVVLLGDEEWNALFEHGRQADPALLERLRATLSADDPINIQYTSGTTGFPKGATLSHHNILNNGFFVGELCGYTEADRICIPVPFYHCFGMVMGNLAATSHGACMVIPAQAFEPAATLRAVQAQRCTSLYGVPTMFIAELAEADFDSYDLSSLRTGIMAGSPCPVEVMKQVIERMGMTEVTICYGMTETSPVSTQTRADDSIERRVSTVGRVHPHLEVKIVDPETGLTVPRGTPGEFCTRGYSVMLGYWEQPEQTAEAIDAARWMHTGDLAVMDDEGYVNITGRIKDMVIRGGENIYPREIEEFLYTHPDVLDAQVIGVPDRRYGEELMAWVRMREGAPPLTAEALRDFCHGRLAHYKIPRYVHVVDEFPMTVTGKVRKVEMREKSVELLGLDEPAKGS
- a CDS encoding ABC transporter permease, which encodes MPLVLWVPASLALALVVLPVVGLLVRTDYANLPELLTSPSASNALRLSLLTAGLSTVACVVLGVPLAVVLARYRGRAVRVLRAVVLLPLVLPPVVGGLALLYLLGRNGFLGYLLDVTAGVRVPLTTAAVVVAQTFVAMPFLVVSLEGALRGAGDRYERVAATLGAGPWTVFRRVTVPLLLPALGSGAVLSFARALGEFGATITFAGSLEGVTRTLPLEVYNQAQTDVDSAVALALLLVVVAVVVIVLARPRALEGVRA
- the modA gene encoding molybdate ABC transporter substrate-binding protein, which gives rise to MRRSSGRGLIALLVAGLTAAACTTPSEDGSATLTVFAAASLTEPFAALERRFEDTHPGVDVLLNLDGSPTLAQQIIEGAPVDVFASADEATMRQVVSAGAVEGRPATFATNTLTIAVAPGNPHRIRGLADLAEPGLTVVVCAPRVPCGAATERVQRAAGVELTPASEEQNVKAVLAKVEAGVADAGLVYKTDVTARRRVEAVPFPESRQAVNTYPIATLAGAPRPGLAREFTELVLGEVGSRELSEAGFGTP
- a CDS encoding sulfate/molybdate ABC transporter ATP-binding protein, which encodes MTLHAELEASRGAFTLSVAFDVPRDSVLAVLGPNGSGKSTLLGCLAGLVVPDRATVTLGERTLDGHGHAVPPHRRGVGLLAQEALLFPHLSVTDNVAFAPRSRGASRADARATAHRWLSEVDAAELADRKPHQLSGGQAQRVAIARALAGQPELLLLDEPLAALDVDAAPAIRALLRRVLRDRGHRRATVLVTHDPLDALTLSDSVVVLSAGRIVERGPTREVLAAPRTAFTARIAGLNLVAGTATTGGESVRTSAGQLVTGVPSIEVATGEPAVAVFTPGSVAVHPAGSTVSGSPRNVIDAVISALEPHGPVVRLRTTEGISADLTPSSVAELALEPGRAVRLVIKATAVTIHPAIGR
- a CDS encoding YccF domain-containing protein, which produces MRALLNVIWLVLSGFWLALGYAIAGLISFVLIITIPFGIASFRIANYALWPFGRTVTDREDAGAASVLGNIIWIVVAGFWLAVIHIVTGVLLCLTIIGIPLGIGNFKLIPVSLLPLGRRIVPVRD
- a CDS encoding metallophosphoesterase encodes the protein MNAEPTFVVGDVHGHHDELVAALRARGLVDAQGDWIGGRARLWFLGDFVDRGPDGIAVIDLVRKLQRQAPASGGGVDSLLGNHEILLLGVHRFGDTPVPSDFGPRSFARSWELNGGQLADQERLTPEHIEWLIARPVVAKTAGHLLVHSDTLEYLEWGDTEDAVNSAVREVLEGADIEQWWEVWRRMTTRYAFRGPEGERMADILLGQLGGQRVVHGHSVIADQLGVPASQIEGPFLYAGGKALGVDGGLFVGGPCLVVELADSYAPSEAHAAPTAG